The Periplaneta americana isolate PAMFEO1 chromosome 1, P.americana_PAMFEO1_priV1, whole genome shotgun sequence DNA segment aaaagtagtgtatccatttatgttacagggaaatgcagtagcctattacgattttcagttttatcattacttttactatatttttcaaaatacaatagagtagtaacaatatattttttttcacaaagtCAACTCTTCagacggttatattcattatgtaatgtctactttatctaCTTTATTCATTATATTACCAACCTAATTTACTtgtgagaattttgtgagcacttccgtaagaaaccccaatttctacagctaacttcttgaccgacttattaggacttcgctgcatcctttctctagcatcttctacagcatcttctgtcacctttgttggttatcttacacttttcttcctttctttacaccctgttgctctaaatttacctatcagattaatgacatttctacgaaaatattccataatgatataataagaaaagcgtgaaaaaaaactgttcttcacattcgtttatattttaattccagTTTCCACCATCGTCCTTCAtaactacaaacagtaaaacaaaactctagtttaaatttattaatgatgtTAAATACCGTACCATATTGtcgggtaccgtactttcggtaactctaatcttcacttgtgtagcataactgaatttatccgtGTGGACTtagcacaccatacctgtgtgaaaataaagttcaataatataagttctttcttctatagaaaatgcaacatatttctgaaacacactgtactctgtactggttacttcactgctagcaacagcggccgtaagtttgtgtggctgacgttagcaaggacattagtgaaaggggtgagagTCAAGTATATTCAGAaaagcaggtacaataaaaatgcaagtaaaaataaagtgatgtccctgtacttgctatttgggaaaaggaaattgtaccagaacaatggaaggagtccataattgtacctatttttaagaaggaggacaaaaccaactgtggtaactttcgaggaatatcacttttgttgacgtcgtacaaaattttgtccaatattcttttgagaagattaactccgtacgtagacgaaattattggggatcatcagtgcggttttaggcgtaatagatcgactattgatcagattttttgtattcgacagataatggagaaaaaatgggagtataagggtacagtacatcagttattcatagatttcaaaaaggcatatgactcggttaagagggaagtattatatgatattcttattgaatttggtattcccaaaaaactagttcgattaattaaaatgtgtttcagtgaaacatacagcagagtccgtataggtcagtttctatcttatgcttttcaattcactgcgggctaaagcagggagatgcactatcacctttacttttcaacttcgctttagaatatgccattaggaaagctcaggataacagacagggtttggaattgaacgggttacatcagcttcttgtctatgcggatgacgtgaatatgttaggagaaaatccacaaacgattagggaaaacacggaaattttacttgaagcaagtaaagcgatcggtttggaagtaaatcccgaaaagacaaagtatatgattatttctcgtgaccagaatatagtacgaaatggaaatataaaaattggagatttatccttcgaaggggtggaaaaattcaaatatcttggagcaacagtaacaaatataaatgacactcgggaggaaattgaacgcagaataaatataggaaatgcgtgttattattcggttgagaagctttttatcaaaaaatctgaaagttagaatttataaaacagttatattaccggttgttctgtatagttgtgaaacttggactctcactttgagagaagaacataggttaagggtgtttgagaataaggtgcttaggaaaatatttggggttaagcgggatgaagttacaggagaatggagaaagttacacaacacagaactgcacgcattgtattcttcacctaacataattaggaacattaactccagacgtttgagatgggcagggcatgtagcacgtatgggcgaatccagaaatgcatatagagtgttagttgggagaccggagggaaaaagacctttagggaggccgtgacgtagatgggaagataatattaaaatggatttgagggaggtgggatatgatgatagagactggattatcctgcacaggatagggaccgatggcgggcttttgtgagggcggcaatgatccttcgggttccttgaaagccatttgtaagtgagtacaAATGGCGAATTCTTGTATCACGACTGACACGGCAAATATCCACGAGATAGTCTAGTTCACAGAtaggcatcgtgcctcacttgagaaataatgcctcactgaccttcacagagcttatcgctctgagtgacatcatcttcacagtccccgttcctccctcatgcagcttctaggcgtgggcaggttctatatcagtttcataagcaatatcagtggtggcataatggcattatcaaagcagtgtgtacgcgttagaaaactattatttcCTGAGCAATggaaggaagagtttttttgctgtttagaaggggagaacatacgatgtttgttatgctcgaaaatcctattaggcattaatagatttaatatacaacgacattactcctcattcataaaaaaaaacatgctgaattagaagttaagacaaattaaatgttatttttcgtactattccgaagaaaatttatgatcttaatatttgcatagtatactaaatacgacattataccttaaacacgctgcattaaaaggtacgaggaattaaatgttgtttgtacgtattatttccaaaagaaatgtataaaaaaatatcaaatgtgcgtagaaaacgaaatatgattttctgaaattattttaggtcgagaacgtgcaaatctattaaataatcttgagaaacgccagaatattcaagaaaataaacgtagacaacgtgatggaatattattggctagttacgcaatttctcgctggaatattattggctagttacgcaatttctcgcttgtgatttaaatcaattcaatgatggagaaatagtaaagaggtttatgattaaagctgccgaattaatttgccaaattgaatgaAAGTTTTCGAGtttctcacgttaaccaagcgctttcctaataattcgccactgaccgccttagcgattacgataaggtgacgcaggtcacagcagtttatatttcccaacctactctgcagtctcctctcctagtaaacaaactatttcaaatcgagtgcctcacgtaaccgaaaattgtgcccatgtatggtctAGTTTTTGCCACACTCGCATCAACATGGCTTGTCGATAGTGTCAACAGCTGCGATGATACGCTCCCTTAGATCTGGGACATTACGCGACATCGGTGGAACGAATACTCTGTCTTTGATGTAACCCCACAAGAAGAAATAATACGGTGTGAGGTCCGGTGACCTTGGGGGCAACAGCATTTTTGCATAGTATATATGTACGTCCTATCCAAAGTCTTGGCAGCACTGTGTCCAGATTGATGGGGACCAGGTGATTTTCCTTTGCGCACAAAACCTGTTTCTAATAACGTTGAACTAATTTGcaggttttaaaattaataatctttatCAAATTCTTGAAGTAGTAATGTAAAAACGATGAAAATCGTGGTGATCAAGTTTTATGgaatcataaataataattaagtggCATAAAAttgaacaatcggtaatataactgttttacttacttacctactggcttttaaggaacccggaggttcattgccgccctcacataagcccgccattggtccctatcctgagcaagattaatccattctctatcatcaaatcccacctccctcaaatccatttttatattatcttcccatctacgtctcggcctccctaaaggtctttttcactccggcctcccaactaacactctacatgcatttctggattcgctcatacgtgctacatgccctgcccatctcaaacgtctggatttaatgttcctaattatgtcaggtgaagaatacaatacgtgaagttctgcgttgtgtaaccctctccattctcctgtaacttcatccctttcagccccaaatattttcctaagaaccttattctcaagcacatttaatctctgttcctctctcaaagtacgaatattcattcattcattcattcattcattcatttattttattccatagatcttacatgagcaatgaagctttaagatgtggaacatgtcaacattttacaatattacaattacaatttttacaaatttttatagttttacaatttagtaattttctacaatttttacaattttgtacaattttttttttacattttggcgagatgtagtgagatgagatgaggtccgaggattcgccaaaatattacccggcatttgcctattggtgggggaaacctcggaaaaacccaaccaggtaatcaaatcaaaggggttgatgccaagggctcgccatagaccatccggcttcagtcccacggctggggaaaacctccgaagaaaccaaagtccaaagggggatccaacccaagcccgaacgcagctccggatcagcagcccagcgagtctgccgactgagctacatcgatggctctactaaaagtatacaatacatagccaatcagattattaaatttacaaacgcaaacgatcattcataagttgagctatatgtataatacaaagcaatttaattaaatttaaggcataaacaattcaaccagttgtgatatacagaaattgataatacatatcatgcaaactacttcaaattacaaacacaaacaatttatcagtagagctatatagattactattcaatttaaagcatatacaattcatcggccaaaactatacaaatatatacaatacaaagtagcatactttcattaagctatacaaatttgtgcaattgatatcaagtagattaattcaatttataatcataaacaattcatcagttgagctatacatattaccattcaatttacagtaggtctatatacaattcatcagtagagctacacagactagtaatcattttaagaacaagtttcacaaccatacagaacaaccgataatataactgttttataaattgtgacttccagattttttgacagcagactagatgacaaaagcttctcaaccgaataacaggcatttcccatatttattctgcgtttaatttccttccgagtgtcatttatatttgttactgttgctccaagatattaataataataataacaataataataataataataataataataataataaaattgataataatagTTCATTTACTAGAAAATATACACAATGATAATTTCTTTAAGCTATTACATCTTAAACTAAAacgtaaataaagtaaattacaaTGTATTACAACTTTCTAGCACACTCCCTTAAGAGCAGAGTTCATGTTCGGGCGTGTTAGCAATCCTGGTTTTTAAATAAATACGGTATATAAATAATTgacagataatagagaaaaaaagaagagaaaatatttttcaaatattcggAGAAATGTGGGTTATGAGTTCGATTTAATAATATCTctttaaaatactttaaatattttattgtaatgattttcaaatttggaaatttttacataatatatgtaattGTTATATAATTCCTTATAGAATTCTCTTACATAATCTTGGACTGAATTGATGATTAATCTGTTTATCGAATTACCTACGTAGGTACTTATTTTCTCcaatggcgtagcatgaaattttgagcaggggaagctaactcaattTGTCTTCCatgtacaggagtggcaaaaaaaaaccggaccgacccttgtagctgatttcagagccttgttcactcagagcacgatagactggtaactaagactttcgtggttcgagtcctgcctgggaagagaacttttttttttttttttttttttttgctccttattcaaatttattcccaatacttttcgattgcagcgatattttacaacttaattaacttattattcccagaacatgaattttaccagcaatcgaaaagtattgggaataaatttgaataaggaaaaaaaaaaagtttccttcccaggcaggattcgaaccacgagtcttagttaccagtctatcgtgctttggagtgaacaatgctctgaaatcagctacaagggtcggtccagtttttttgccactgctgtacatatgagaaaacgtattgcaaaaatatagtcttaaaatagtagtcaatgtcagcagtccgaagattggttggaacctcgtaagtaaaacCAATAAGACATGACCTCAAATAATACgtagtaaattatgatttcatggtttacacatatctctgacaaatagacacgtatatttgtaatttaacattagctcactccctgtcatatattttagagaaatcacaatattaacggtcaataaatacagtattagtaattaTTACGTAAGCATGCGTCtgtcttggttgtgtccttcactgATAGCAAGGGAGTCGGccgttttttaaatcacacttttgttcgtaagtcagtcttgaaaatgtaattgtctTAAACactcaagtaaattggtgtcagaaactgttatttcactcattatttattatatcagccacaatgcacactaacacttcaactaaacacaactcacgaaagggataactcggaaactaaattcttttcaatgttaaagctagcttcttgcgagccttgcgaccagggtagttttgttagaaagagatggaaaatctgcggggtgggttacacagaagaatgaggggattggaagctggtgtgtgcaggcttcatgtttactgctgcatcacaaatcatcctaagctgccgcatcacaatatttaacgctaaatataaattgtattaaaattaataaataattttgttcataaaaactgcaggtttgttatgaaattattattaactggggaagctgagctttttagcttacattgacgctacgccactgattttcTCTCTCCTGGCAATGAGAATGAAACGTGACACCAACGAGCACTGATAACAACAATCAGAATCAGAGTGGGTTGGGGAGCAAAGAAGTCTCTGAGACCGCTTACTTGCCGCATGTTAACCTATTCAACGAGTCGATAATACAGGgtgcggcatttaacgtttcccattttAAGTTGGCGATTCTGTTCACATTATTGGTAAAACATGTTTGCAaacacagggattcggtgtaggaaagccttggatttagttagccacatcccaaCACAGGGATTCAGTGTAGCAAAGCCTTTAGTTTACCATGGAACGTTGGCCGGTGCAACAGCGCATTTTCTGTGTTGAACAGTTTGTTTCAACCAAGTCAATTGTTGCTGTCCAGCGCGAGTTTAGGCGGATTTTTGGTGATAATCAACGTGGAGTtgcaccatcacgaaaaataatcaGTGTGTGGGTGCGTCAGTGGCGTGAAACGGGATCGGTTCAAAACAAAGCTCGAGTTCGTCAGAAAACGGCGCGGACTCCTGATAATGTCGAACGTGTGAGAACGGCTCTGCAGAGAAGTCCGTATCGTTCCGTGCGGCGTCATTCCCGGATCATGAATTTGTCGGACAGAAGTGTGCGAAGAATATTACACAATGATTTGTACTTCCATCCATATAAACTCCAGGTCGCACAAAAATTAACAGTAGTAAACAAAGCTCTGCGCGTCCAATGTTTTCAGAGAATGCTGCAATTGTTTAACACTCACTATGACTTTCACAGCTGCCTGATAATGAGTGACGAAGCAAATTTCTGTCTCAATGGTTATGTAAACAAGCAGAACTTTCGTTATTGGGCCCCACAAAATCCACGTGAAATCTTTGAACGACCACTACACAGTCCTAAGGTCGTAGTCTGGTGTGCAGAGGGTATCATTGTCCTTACTTTTTCGAGGACGATAATGGAGCTGCGGTGACTGTGAACTCTGAGCGTTACAACATAAtgttgacaacttttttcctgcCTGAGTTGAGACGCCGTAACTGGAACATTCAGCGCCtgtggtttcaacaggatggagccACATCCCATACAGCACGTGTTTCAATGAACACACTTCGTGCTGCTTTCCCTGGGAGACTTACCTCCAGATTAGGTGACATTCAGCGGCCCTCTGTTTCCCCTGATCTCACTGCaccagacttctttttgtgggggtatCTTAAGAGTAAGGTCTGCGGTCGTATCCTTCATGACATCGAGGACCTTAAAaccgcgattcgtgaagaaattgctgATGTTACACCTGAAACATTGCGGCgagtaatggccggtgtgcagggaagattgcaacaatgcattgacgccaatggaggacatcttaaagacattatgttcaaaacataagatgtactgtaattccaagattataatggttgtaaactgattaatttcttgtaatttactTGTAAACTAAATAAGTTATGGGGGTTTAAAAATAGGAAATGTTAAATGCCGCACCCTGTACAAGGATTTACGACAGGAAAATGATTGTagtgaaatatttaattgtaGCATGAAGTCGATATTTTTGTTGTAAttggaatgttttattttaaattgtaacgtatataattaaaacaaattataacGAAATGCAACTGACATAATTTCAGATCAACTGTGAGGATATGAACTCAAAGgcataaatttatgtaattttaacttcAAAACAGCTATTACGAACTCCTTAAATTAGTAACATTTTTcgataaatttttcattttttcatgtagcattgattcatattttgattttgaatctgtgaaggtacaAAATGTTTAAATACGTTATATACTGGAAGGCACTTCCGAAGTAATGGAGTGCTCATTTACTTGTTTCATGTCGCAGAATTCGAGTCGCCGAGTTCCTTCCTTGGTATCGGTAGCGGTGTGTCGAATTTGCTCAATTTCTTCAAGAATATAATCTCGCTGATCAGCAGGACAGCCGGCGGACTCTtcagaatcatcatcatcatcattatcgtcgttGCTGTGGTGGTGTTTGTCTCCATCATCTTGTGCCTATGTGGACTAAGTATAATGGCTATCATAGCAGTGTTCTTCGTAATCATTCTTACTGTCGGCTCTATCATCTTTGCCATCTACCAAATGCAGGCTTAAAGGTATGCTAATTTATGAAATACTGGGTTAATATATTGCAACGTGGCGACCCGGCTCTCGGCCGAGCCGCTCGCAGACTCCGGTTACGCAGAAACCTTCCTATCGATTATACCAATATCGGTAATTCAATACTCCTCAAACCATTAATGTGAAATTTTAGTAAATATAGAGAGTTAAAACATTATCTATCTACCAAAAATAAGAAATCAGATGCCAAATCTAATCTGCTGCTTCTTTTTTGAGAAATATTTGTTGCACCTATGTAAAAAGTGACTCAGCACTCGCTGCAGTCCCCGTTGAGAAATGGAGACGATGTTTTGCCGGAAGCTACCTTTCAATTTTTCGGAGTACAGTATATGGattatttttacaattcattcattcattcattcattcattcattcattcattcattcattcattcattcattcattcattcattcagtgatcTGCTCAAGTACAGGTCTTTCActcaaacccagctttctccagtctttcctattttctgccttcctctttgtctcctcatacgatccatatatcttaatgtcgtctatcttctgccgcgaactcttctaccgttcaccattccttccagtggatccttcagtaggtagtttcttctcggccagtgatccaaccaataccttttcctcttcctgaacagtttcagcataattctttcttcacccactctttccaacacagcttcatttcttattctatctgtccacttcacacgttccattcttcttcatatcgcttctcttcacttcgtcgtaacgtccatgtttcttgccccatacaatgccacattccatacaaaccACTTCACTTTTTACAATGTAGCTGCTTTATTTTTTAAAGGTCCTCAGGGATGAAAGTCACAAGACGTTCGGTTGGGAGATCGGGGAGGCCACACATTTCTCCTGATAATTCTATCCTTGAACTCTGTATGACGTTCGTCTACAGAATATTGGGCAATATGTGCTGACTCAGAATTCTGTTggaaaaaggcaaaaaagcacGTACCCATTCCTAGAAACTTACATGCTGTAGCCCAAGTATGTTTCTCTTTTTGTTAAAGAGAAGATCCTGGGTACATTTTTGAATTATGAATGTATGTTAAGCACAATTATAATAATTGATggcctaacattctaaatgtgctaagtgccaaaaacaactttctgagatattgatgaaaaacacactgcgaaatgcatgttgagattcTACAACACCATCTTTTGGCGCACAAATGAGTCACTTGCACTTGGGTTGCATAAGGATAATTTAGCATGATATTCTCATATTGATGTTCCTAcgttagattgaataaaattaaatttaaaaaactgaTACTTAGCACGTTtagaattttatgttttcaattataCTTTTACGACAGCACGCCGTAATCATTATACAagacaaaaatgaatattaatgtttcatcagtcaAGATGTCGACTAACAAAACATGGTGAAACTTTTTAAATAATGGTAATAAAAGTATCAAGTAAAATACCCgaacatttatttatcttaactaGTGGTGAATTTTTAAATGTTGTCTCTAATTGTCCATTAGTAGGTTTTAGTCCTTTTACGACATACAAGAATTCTGAATGTGACTTtcttatgaaaaaaaattgaaaatgtctaCAACATGtctataaatacattaaaaaaaacgaaGTACACCCCATGAAATGAGTTTCATGCCAATTGCGTGCACCTGGTTCCCCATGCGTTACACAACGCGTCCCTCTTCAGCTACACCCATAGTAAGATTTCCTTGTGACAGGATTCCGTACCTCCGATTTCTGTTTCTACAAAGTGACAAAAGGAAAACACCTCTACCTTTAATCGACTGCGTTTACTCCATTCTACATCCAAACGAACACTGCAGTTTTATGCCTTTAGGCGCTGTTATTTTTTTCCgaatttatttcctttgttattcGGTGCTGAtcttacaaaatggaaaataaaaaacgaaaatgattatatcccaacgTAAATCTGAAGTATACATTATAAATACACTTAATTACAATATATGTAGAAATaggaaagaaagataaaagtGAATCCCAAAAGTTTTTGTTGTTGTGATTGTTATTTTGAGCATTAGTCGGGATTTTAAGAATGTAAAATCATGCTGAGcaggccataaaactaaataaaacactatcactaaccaaacttGACAATAGACGTTCAAAATGAGAATCATTTACAGCCAAATaatatcccagtctatcacgaaaacagtccattgtctttctcacaattacatgactgatctgttccatcGCATATCTACAATGgattgttttcgtgatagactgggatattGTTTGggtgtgaatggttctcattttgatcATCTGTTGTCAAGTTTGATTAGTGATAATGTTTAGTTTAGTTTTATGGTCtgctcaacatgattttacatacttaccggtatttgtctcaagtttgtagtccacgaaacaagtttaataaatagttaagacATGAAACAGGTGAATGGATAATATTTCTACATATTCATACGTAAAATGTAATGGAGAtttggaatatgtaaattttaatatagggtactattaaaaaaataaactttactgtcacactctatatgcttgaataacaaactttttttcgaacactggtaccATATTGTATGGtctatctccaacagcttttgtgtaaaacttttttttttgtgtgtgaaattaaaatttaagatgttattggcaatattccatacttattgttcattcTATATTATATGTCACTGAAATAAAGGagcatcaaaataaattattcatttattaattaatatgtcaTCGTTATTGTTGGAATTTCCTGTATATTGTTAAGTATGTAAACAATAGTATATTGTAAGTCACTGATATGATTGCTTTtagtaaatattcaattttttgcttttaaattaatttgtgtGCAACTGAATTTTCAATTTGTTCTGATCATTTATCTTTTTAAATGTTCTTAGGgctgtataaattaattaatttttatctaaATTTTTCTTGTCTTAAATAATTCTTGCATGTAATGGTTGCATTTTATTTCTCTGATAAGTATTAATTCTTTGTACCTCTGGTGTATTATGTTGTCTTTCttgtcatttataatattattttgtaactattgtattgttgttttgtttgtttttggttGAGTGGTAGAGGAGGgctaatggccttaactccgccagaaaaataaataataaataataagttaatataaataaacGATAATCCAGATGACTGGgtggtttctttcaggaaatgctgCGATGCATACAACcgcttaaaaataaaaataaatgaggatGAACAGCGAACATAACAAACATAGTCTGCGCAttccattttattaatattgtacttgAAGCATAATACGGTCCATGAATTAACAAATGAAGTGCATTAACACACGAATGCATCGAGAGTGGCATCGACGCAAGGTGCAATGCAGATACAATATTTGTCTTCGAAATGGTTACCTGTAAATCTGGCTGCCATTTCATCTTATTTACTACTATTCACTGGTTATGTTCCCAACTCCTCGAATAACTTATGACTGTttagagattaccgtggttaacctcATGTTTAAGTCTTAACCGAGGTCGATATACTgtaccgtaaaaatgcttaaccagggattATGTGACAATTAACGGTGGTTACATTAACTGACGTTGATGCATGTGGCCATTAAAGCCTTCGTTTCTTTTTTTAACAACCGTGCAATGACGCCTGAGTGAGCGTGGTGCGGCACGCAGAAGTCAATATGTGTTTATTTAGGacaggcgttctcaacctgatgctcttttaatgacatttggtgctctcgttATGCAAGTAAGAAAGTGCTTGAAAGCACGAACGCTCCTGAGAtcttttttcaattcaaactttgttgtacaAGCCGGAACAAATAGCTTTCCTATCCATTCATTATAATACGTTAGAGGCCTGATAGACCTTCTCGTATATAACCCCTTTCAATTCAGTGT contains these protein-coding regions:
- the LOC138707869 gene encoding uncharacterized protein, producing MAASKTLSFLCVVCFFVVTDVGDCAGTTERAISNMFTTIVDGFAEMAQNSSKIIDAVTEASNYVQREFESPSSFLGIGSGVSNLLNFFKNIISLISRTAGGLFRIIIIIIIVVAVVVFVSIILCLCGLSIMAIIAVFFVIILTVGSIIFAIYQMQA